In the genome of Arabidopsis thaliana chromosome 4, partial sequence, the window TGAGAAGGCAAAAGAATACTCCCGGGCTAAGAACAAACGAGGTATGACCTCTTATTTATTATGACTCATGTGTGTTGCTAATCACTGGAGTACTTAAAAGCTGTATTGGGTTTTTGCAGCGGCTATACAGTGTTTGAAAAGGAAGAGGTTATATGAGGGACAAGTCGAACAGCTTGGGAATTTCCAGCTCCGTATTCATGATCAAGTGAGTTTGTTTTAAGATTGTTAACTATAAACTATATAGCAGTAATTAGATGAATTTATTGGGATCTTATATCTTTTTGTCATACAGATGATTATGTTAGAAGGTGCAAAAGCAACAACCGAAACTGTTGATGCATTGAGGAGTGGAGCTTCTGCAATGAAGGCAATGCAGAAAGCAACGTAAGTGTTCATCACATTTTCACCATATTACTCTTTACTACCATTTTAACCGTCATCAGTTCTGGGAATCGTTAATACGAGCTTGGTATTCAAAATACTTATGCTTTTCTTGTGCTTGAATGCTTTAACATTTCTAGTGCCTGACTAACTCAAAACACAATATTTTGCAGAAATATTGATGATGTGGATAAGACCATGGACGAGATCAATGAGCAAACCGAGAACATGAAACAGATCCAAGAAGCATTGGCGACTCCAATGGGGGCAGCGGCTGACTTCGACGAGGTAACTTTCTTGTACCCAaatgatcatatatttttcaactAATAATGACTTTTGTCTAAGAAAAACTTCTCTTTGATAGGATGAGCTTGCAGCAGAGCTTGATGAACTAGAAAGTGAAGAGCTTGAATCGCAACTTCTACAGCCGGCAACAACAGCTCCTCCATTGCCTTCAGTTCCAGTGCCTGCAGGGCGTCAACCGGCTCGTCCTGTTCCCCAGAAGCGGActgctgaggaagaagaactcGCTGCATTACAGGCTGAGATGGCCCTCTAAGGTCTCTTCTATCTATaatcaaagcaaaatcaatcaatttgCTTACAGACTATGGATTTGTAATTTAACTAGTTTTGCAATTGGCTTGGTTTAACTGCAGGTTATTCACCTCTCCGAGCAGAGACATGTATGCATTGATAGACACGAACAGACGATGTATATAAGGATCTGAATCAGATTAATTCGGAGCgaaaaacttttataatcCCCGTCGTTAATGTTATCTGCAATTTGAGTGTTCTTCACataatttatcttttgtaatttttgtatctttttatGACACTTTTTCCTTTGGTTAATAATCACTTTACTCCTATGTTCATCACTTTCGCCTGATAAGACTACTCATGAATAGTCAACCATATACGTTGACTTCGCTGCTTTAACAAACATCATGCCGTTTTGGTACCATAAAATTGGACTCCGTGTCGTTTTAAGgttaaattcaaattaattggaataaaaaatgaaacagaaagCGAGGGATAATAACCCGCTTAAGTTTTCAAGGCTTCTTCTACAATTCTCTCATTTCGAATTTGATAAAGAGAGGAGACGATAGTGAGggaagagagtgagagagagctGTAGCAGTGTTTGAAATCCTTTGGATTGCATCACCAGGAGCAAGAGATCACGATGGTAATATACTCTGGACGAATGTTCTCtacttgtgattttgtttCGCTAATGAACCTCTGTGATTTGTGCATTTTCCTGGGAAGATCGAGTGATTATTCTCTATGATTCTATGAATCGTGATTATCTTACACTGATGATCTTAGCTTGTGATTCTTCGACTTACAAGAGAATTTTGGATGTATTGATTCGACCTATTTGTTTGAATGTTTAGTAGTCATCGTTATGTGTTTCTCTTACTCTTCgaagaaatttgtttaaacttATCGTTCATCGGTAGTAATGTTTCTATCTTCCGTAGTTCATTACAAATTTGTGTGAGGAATTTCCGCAAACACTTGGACTGCATGACGCGAATCGATAGGTTCTCGAATTAGCATTTATCTAGCAGCCAATTCTCGCAATCAGTGTAGTCGCTGAGTTGactgtatatatttttgacattttcgATCTGGAAACTATTTGTTGACAGATCATTTGTTGGATTTCGTCATTGAAGCTCTGAAGTTTTTTTTCGTCATTCTCGTATCAACTGAATCGCTGCTTTCTATTGTTGATGATATTCAGTCTAAGAAACGGGGACTTTCGCTGGAGGAGAAACGAGAGAAGATGCTTCAGATATTCTATGAGTCTCAAGACTTCTTCCTAGTGAGCactttctttagtttttacaaCTTGCTAATTTTTGGACGCCTTTGAACTAGCTTTATCTACCAAGTGATCTGATATCTAGAGTCGTGAAGTGCATATACTGCCTAAATTTGTTGCTATTGAACTTTTGGGTTTGTGATACAAGCACTTATGGGTCTCtacttttgtaaaaaaatttcaGCTAAAGGAACTTGAGAAGATGGGGCCGAAGAAGGGTGTAATTAGTCAGTCTGTGAAAGATGTTATCCAGAGTTTAGTCGATGATGATCTTGTTGCGAAAGACAAGATTGGAATTTCTGTGAGTAGCTTAGTGTTCCTATGTTGgatctttttatttcatttgttgCCATATAGTCCTTGTCTCTGTTATATGTTGTTTGACGGTGTTCATTATTTTGCAAATGAAGATCTACTTTTGGAGCCTTCCCAGCTGTGCTGGCAATCAAGTGAGTCACCGTTCTGTATCCTGAGATGACATCAAAAAGATTCATATTAATTTGAGCATAGCGAAATTCATTGTTTCTGATCTCATTTTGAATGAACAGCTTAGGAGTGTTCGCCAGAaacttgaatctgatcttCAGGGTAGTAACAAAAGGTTAGCAGAACTTGTTGATCAGTGTGAGGCCCTAAAGAAGGGAAGGGAAGAATCGGTAAGTATTTTCAGTATTGTAGAATTAATGCTCGAATAAGCTTACGTGTGCTTTTCACCAGAATTGCTGTTCTTGCTGCAGGAGGAACGAACAGAGGCCTTGACGCAACTCAAAGATATtgaaaagaaacacaaagatCTGAAGGTCAGATTATACAGACTATCTGTTTGCATAGAGCTATTCACATGCTTAACAAGTTGCtaacagtttcttcttcttaaacaGAACGAGATGGTACAATTTGCTGACAACGATCCAGCTACTTTGGAGGCAAAGAGTTAAGTTCTGCATAATAcgttacttttgttttgtgttagATCTCCTATATGGTTTTCCCGGTCTTCGTGGAGCAGAAATAAGAATCAATCTTGTGCTTTACTAGCTGTATCAATGTGTATATTCCTTCTAATTTTGACAGGGAATGCAATTGAAGTTGCTCACCAGTCGGCTAACAGATGGACAGGTATTTCATTTCTAAAACTTGGGAATgtgttttcagttttaataCTTACGTAATTTTCACTGCAGCCTAGATTATAATTCTTTCAAACTTACTCAGATAACATCTTCACACTGCGACAATGGTGTTCAAACAACTTCCCCCAGGCCAAGGAACAGCTAGAACATCTATACACGGAGGTATCTTCCAGATCTTTTCACTTCAAAAGGCTATAAATTCCACATTTCACATTCTCATACATGAAGGAGAGACTAAATCAGCTGGGTAACTTTCAGGCGGGAATCACTGAGGACTTTGATTACATAGAGTTATCATCATTCCCTTTGAGCTCATCCCATGAAGCTGATACCGCAAAGCAGCTAGTACAAGATGAAGCTTAGTTCTAATACTCTCCAGCATAACAGTTAAAGAAACAATAGCTTAAGTAAAAAATCTTTTCACTATCCTTTTAAGTTTTCTGGTTTTAAAGGTTGCAACAGTCTGTAATTCTCTATGTGACCCAATCATCTAATGTCAAAACTCGGTTACAAATTCTGTGGTCagaaaagatttttattttctttgtatctGTCGGCTATGTCCAAGCTTGGCtatgttttgttataatattttattggagttatatatatatcatgcgTTAGTTGTTGACCCACTGGTTACTTCTTGATAGCTGTATTACcattttatattctttcttGGCCGCTTTTTTCAGTCGTGAGCAGCACTTATGTTATACACCTCCAGGTCAATTTTGTTGCTACCAGAAGAGGAAATGGGCATAGACTTTGTACTTTCTagtcttttgtgtttttgtgttatCTTAAACGCAGGTTGTCTGTTTTTCTGACGATGATGAGCTGAGCTttacaaaataagaagaacaTGGGAGctcactctgtttttctcaTCCTTTTTTCCGTCATTGCCATTGCCATTGTAGTACATGGCCAAGGCCAAGCAGGTTCGTGAGTCTCATTCTCGCTTATTTTCCTCTGTTAGAGtctgttttgatttgaaaatgaGCAATCTTCAGACCAAagatttttgaagttttgatatATGTGGTTGCATTTTGGCCAAAACCGTGTTCTGATTATTGGTTTGACATGATAAGTGAGGTCCAAGTCTGTTTCTATGATTGAATGCTTTAGGTTCTAAAATTTAAACCTGCATTggaattttgatgaaaattttCTCAACGTTGTAGAATTAATCAAAACCCTTACCTTCTTCTGGTCCAGGTTTCATCAGCATAGATTGTGGGTCACCCCCTAATATTAACTATGTAGACACTGATACTGGTATCAGTTACACCTGGGATGCACCTTTCATCAACGCTGGAGTAAATCTGAACGTCTCTGAAGAATACGGTTACCCGAAAAACCCGGTTTTGCCTTTCCCGCTTGCTGATGTAAGATCTTTTCCTCAAGGAAACAGGAACTGTTACACCTTAACCCCCTCCGATGGAAAAGGGAATCTTTATCTCATCAGAGCTTCGTTTATGTATGGAAACTACGATGGTAAAAATGCTTTACCTGAGTTTGATCTCTACGTAAACGTGAATTTCTGGACCTCGGTGAAACTCAGAAATGCTTCTGAGAACGTCATCAAGGAGATCCTCAGCTTTGCAGAGTCAGATACAATATATGTTTGCCTTGTGAACAAAGGTAAAGGAACTCCTTTTATTTCAGCGTTGGAGCTTCGACCAATGAACAGCTCCATCTATGGAACTGAGTTTGGAAGAAATGTCTCATTGGTACTCTATCAAAGATGGGATACAGGATATTTGAATGGAACAGGACGGTACCAAAAGGATACATATGATCGTATTTGGTCTCCGTACTCTCCAGTGTCTTGGAATACAACTATGACTACTGGGTATATCGATATTTTTCAGTCTGGTTATAGGCCACCAGATGAAGTTATTAAGACAGCTGCTTCGCCTAAAAGTGACGATGAACCATTGGAACTGTCTTGGACATCAAGCGATCCAGATACTCGGTTTTATGCGTACCTTTATTTTGCAGAACTTGAAAATCTCAAGAGGAATGAGAGCAGAGAAATCAAGATATTCTGGAATGGGTCGCCTGTTTCAGGAGCTTTTAACCCCTCTCCTGAGTATTCAATGACAGTGTCTAACTCACGAGCTTTCACTGGTAAAGATCACTGGATTTCTGTTCAGAAGACCGCAGAGTCAACGCGTCCACCAATACTCAATGCTATTGAGATTTTTTCAGCACAATCTCTGGATGAATTTTACACCAGAATTGACGATGGTGTGTTCATCTCTACTTTGTTAGTCGTCTACGTATATTTTGTTCTGGTCTTTAATTTTCACTGACACTCACAGTTTTCCATTTTCTATTGGTAATGCAGTTCAAGCCATAGAAAGCATAAAATCAACGTATAAAGTGAATAAGATTTGGACTGGTGATCCTTGCTCTCCCAGACTCTTCCCTTGGGAAGGTATTGGATGCAGCTACAACACTTCTAGTTATCAAATCAAGTCCCTGTAAGTCATTCATTCATTTCAACCTGAAAAAACTCATTGTGTAATTTCCCTCAAACTTAAGTTTTGCTGATGAGCTTGTTTCTGTATTTTGCTGCGAGAAGAAATCTTAGTTCAAGTGGATTACATGGACCAATAGCGTTCGCATTTAGAAATCTCTCCCTTCTTGAGTCATTGTAAGTATACAAACACATTGAAACTTGCCACCACTTTATTCACAGTAACTATAATAGTGGTGTGCATTGTTTTCCCAGGGATTTATCAAACAACAACCTCAAAGGAATTGTGCCGGAATTTTTGGCTGATCTAAAATATCTGAAGTCCCTGTGAGTTGAGCACATAGAGAACCTCGTTGAGTTTGTATTGATAGACAATCAAAATAGTATTTTGTCTCTGACATTAATTTGTGTCGCAGGAATTTGAAAGGAAATAACTTGACTGGGTTTATCCCAAGATCTCTTAGGAAAAGAGCAACGGCTAATGGACTTGCACTCAGGTACACGGAACCATAGTCATTTTGCCGCGTCTCTACCATTTTCAAAAGCTTATTGATTTCCTCTTTGTCTCCAGTGTCGATGAACAAAACATTTGTCACTCACGTTCATGTCGGGACGGGAACAGAATCATGGTGCCAATAGTTGTATCCACATTAGTGATTATTCTCATTGCCGCCTTGGCTATCATATGCATCATGCGAAGGGAAAGCAAAATAAGTAAGTACAGAGTGTCTTTTACTtagatttaaatttaataaggTAGAATTAATGCTGAAAGAAAACGAGTGTTTAATTTCCTAGTGTATTCAGGAGCATATTCAGGACCACTTCTGCCTTCGGGAAAGAGAAGGTTCACATATAGTGAAGTCTCTAGTATTACAAACAACTTCAATAAAGTGATTGGTAAAGGAGGGTTTGGTATTGTGTACCTTGGTTCCCTTGAAGATGGAACTGAAATTGCTGTAAAGATGATCAACGattcttcttttggaaaatCTAAAggatcttcatcatcatcatcatcatcccagGTCTCCAAAGAATTCCAAGTCGAGGTAACGTAACACTAGAATCATTAATCCGATAAATTAGACAATGTTGTTTTATGGTTGCTGAAGTGTAAAATGTATGCAGGCGGAGCTTCTTTTGACAGTCCATCACCGGAACTTAGCTTCGTTTGTTGGATACTGCGATGATGGTCGCAGTATGGCTCTCATCTACGAGTACATGGCCAATGGCAACTTGCAAGATTATCTTTCAAGtattcttcatctctctcgaTCTCTCTATTGCCAATTTTCGCTGCCTTTGCGCTCACGGATGTTTTGTTTACGGATATTCAGGTGAGAATGCAGAGGATCTTAGTTGGGAAAAGAGACTCCATATAGCCATAGACTCTGCACAAGGTTGGTCCCAGTTTTGACATCCTGAAATGTTCAAAAGCTAAGAGACATCAAACCCGGTTTAGTCTGGTTGTAAATCCCcttattgatttgttttccttgGCAGGGTTGGAGTATCTTCATCATGGCTGCAGGCCACCAATAGTACACAGAGACGTTAAAACAGCAAACATTCTTTTAAACGATAACTTGGAAGCCAAGATCGCTGATTTCGGGCTTTCTAAGGTCTTCCCTGAGGATGATCTCAGCCACGTTGTGACTGCTGTCATGGGCACTCCTGGCTATGTCGATCCTGAGTAAGTTTCCTTAACACATCACCACTTTTAATCTTTACCATTTTGGTCATGTTGGTCTCATCATAAACTGGTTTCAAAATAGGTACTACAACACGTTTAAGCTAAACGAGAAGAGCGACGTGTACAGCTTTGGGATCGTCCTCCTTGAACTCATAACCGGCAAGAGATCCATAATGAAAACTGACGACGGAGAAAAAATGAACGTTGTTCACTACGTCGAGCCTTTCCTCAAAATGGGAGACATAGATGGTGTCGTGGATCCACGGCTTCACGGCGACTTCTCCTCAAACTCGGCTTGGAAATTTGTGGAAGTGGCAATGTCTTGCGTCAGAGACAGAGGAACCAACAGACCAAACACAAACCAGATCGTGTCTGACTTGAAACAGTGCTTAGCTGCCGAGCTAGCTCGTGAGCCAAAAAGCAATCatgagaagaaggaagtaGTGAAAGAGAAGTACACGAAGACCAAGTCGACGGTTCAGAATTATAGCAGCAATGAATATAATAGCTCATCTGGATCggtttcactttcttttgGAGATTACTCCACGTTTGGCCCAATGGCAAGGTAGTGTGAGAAATAAGTTATTTTAACTAACTCAAGGTTTGAttcatcatttgtttttgtcactGAAAGTTTATTTTGATTCATCATTTATGGgttctcattttattttattttgttattttcaaagatcatatatgatttaaatttgattcttttggtttaaagattcattcgtttttgttttcttataagaaaatttgttacCACGAAAACATTAAATTGTAAGAACAAGCAAGTtgtctatgtttttttttttttttcaataaactAATCGAGCAGAAAAGTGGTTAAAGgacaaagaaaactaaaacagaATTATACGGTATGATTATTTCTTGCTGTAGAAATTTTGTTGTAACTATGTTGGCTATAACTGTAATTTTTATTGCTGTAGAATTATTgctgtaagtttttttattttaaatatttataaaaaatagattaacaaatataataattataataaaatattttatttatagtaaataaaatgccttgtattactattttaaataaatatattatgataatagaaaaaaaatctatgaattcttgataaaagaaattgttttttttttttaagtttgataattatctgtttttttataacttatctttgtttttttgttatatatttatgttgataatttcaatttcttgtatttatttaatgaattaaaatttgtacagtcaagaaaataaagctttgagaatttACTCTACTACaatcttaaaaagaaaactagattttaacccgcggtataccgcgggacgatttattttttaaaagtaatatatattaaaacttgcaaaatgtttttttataaaatgtttacAGTTTGtaattgttattaattaacgctataccacgaatccatgagataattgttaaaaaactgaagttttaacttttattaaaacagcatactaataatattttaaaattttataaatattgattcaaatacatccaccatataactcaattccaaaataaaactctttctttaatttctttacccgtcccgtgattagtttttaaagtaataatttttaaattttaaaaattatttattatatataaaagttttgcaaattgtatcattctctaatacatttatatttttatagtttaattttatatatagtaacattatacataccacataacatttttggttttatatagcatttttctaaattaagatgatttgatatgtttaatattagtggttttaaaaataataaattaaagatttaaccaaaaataatctttgatgacccgtctttagatccaataagccctataattaagaaataaatattgtcgttaaataattttggtaaccttaatgacgtcattaaaagatttttttttgattaaatttttctaatggcattgtcctgtaattaattacaaaaattaaggttatatttaaaatgtacttcccaaataatatagtaagattaaaaaaattggattgtaagtttaaaagtaaaactacAACACAATTAGTAAGTAATCAAggctttaagaaaaattaagacGGTAAGTCAGACTTACAGCCCAATCAATCATACACTAAAGTTACACAATATACATAATGTAATATAAATTCCCTTAattaggtttcttctttttgacctTACGCTCAAGTTTGTGGGCTAATCACCCTACACAAATCTATTAATTCCGTAATTACAGATTTGACCGTTCCCCCATATAACACTATCGGTATGTACATTCATATTGCAtttaattatacatttatGTTCTTCAGAAATGGTAATTTTGTGATACCTAACTTTAGACCCACATGTCATTTTTGTCATTAGTAAAGTAAGTATATTGGTTTTTGCCGTAACTGTCCCAAAACCTCTAATGATAACAAATACTATTCCAAATGTCAAATACCAAAATATCTCAATACCTGGCTACCTGctgacaaaagaaagaaaaagaacgcAGCCATTCTGTGATGTTGTCAAGATCGGTTTAGATTTCCGgttatcaaaacaaacattgGTGCCGGTTTAGTTAAAACACCCGACTTTTCTTCGCGATTGCAAATGATCTCGTTGGTcaatgtcattttcttatccATGCTATCGCCAAATCGCCAAATTATATTGGATAAAGTCACAATCGAATGATTCGCCCAAACGCTACCGAAACCATCGAACAAGTCTTTTAttggttaatttttctttaacaaaaccTTTGGTAAGTCATTTACTTGCAACTTATAGGTTATTAACTCATTTGGATTTGACGCGTTCAAACATTTAACACAGTCAAACTCCTAACAAGAGATTTCGACGTTAAACAGATCATCAAAACTTcaattataacaaaacttcacaacaaagatatttatattgGATCAAGAAAAACTAGGGAAACACAACAAAGTATTAGATAATAATTTGCATTCATTCATAGATTAGTACCAAGTGGTTACAATCTAACATTATAGTCTTATAAAACACGATTATATTAATactatttcataattaaaacCCTAAGGCACATCTATACAACGATCATCTTAGAAAAATCAGGCCCCAAAATCCATAATTAATTCTTATTAGCAGATAAAATACGAgattagtaaataaaataatatgaacaCACTAAGATCCCTTCCTCTTTTCCTTGGAAGATATCCAAAAAAGCCAATGAGACTTCGAAATACGgtcagatttttttctttacatgaGCAGGTCAGATACCCACCCGACATCAGGAGCCTCACCCAAATTCTGATCCGGATCCTGGGCAACTCGATCCATGCAATTCTCCTTGTGCAGTTTCTCGCGCATCTTTTCTCGTAGCTCACGACCCGACTCAACGACACGCTCCATTACGGGTTCTTCCTCCAAACCATACTCCCAAATATCCAGATTCCCTGGTCGGGTCGGTGTTGTAGGCAGAGACTGAAACCCAGGACCCAAGATCGATCCACGGGGCGACCCGAATCCGAATAAAGGATTGTTACGAGGAAATGATTTTACCGAATTAAACTGTAAATTCCTAAACGAAGGAACGACGTCGTTTATCGAACAAGACCCGAGAGATCGACTCAGTGACTGAGTCATCGGAGAAGACTCCGAGTCAGCTCTTGGACTCATCGGTGGCGAACCAGAAACCGGAGAAATCGACAGCTGAAATGCTCTAGCACGAATCGGAGACGAAACGTCAAAAGAATCAACTCTGTCAGGGCTCCGAGTATGTAAAAACCTAAGCTGATCCGGTGAATgagcaaagaaacaaattttccGGAGACAGTTACCACCGTCTTTACACGGCTGAGTACGGTAACGAGCTGGATGAAGCCAACACTCGAAAACACCATGAGCAAACTCACAAGAGTCACCTTTCTTGCAGCCACCTTTACGAAAATCAGGACAAGCCGTACCAGAGTAATGGTACTTCCTCGGATCTCTCCGGCGAGCTTTTTCTCCGGGATGAGCGTACGGACACTCCGTCCAATCATGACTCCGGCCACGAGCACACCTCCTGACTTTGAAATCGTACATACGGAAATGGTCGCATGAGTAAGCATCGATTGGTGAATCCGGACCCAATAGATCCGGGTATGACTCCGGATCCGGTTCGTTAGACGGCAAATAACGCTGCAACCCCGCCAAAGCTTCAAGCATGCTACAATCTGGACTATTCATCACCGGAGAAAAAAACTCCGACGTTGTAAGCTCTTCAAGTACCGGCCATGGAGGTATTTCAACAGTGGGATAAGTCCTGCGAGTTTCTCcgatcatcatcttctttaatACTCCGGTGAACAATAAATCACATTAGTCGACGaaagagttctttttttttgtttgtgttgtttgtttgtaataCACCGGCAAAGCTACTTATGTAGTTGAAACACTTAACCGTGGTTTggttaaaattatttaactatGGTTAAAGATATTAGCATAGGACTAGGTTATCGTAACAAAGCTGTGAGATAAGCATGTGAAACAGCGGCTGGAGACTTATCCACGAGATAGACGTACGTGGACCGTTTCGTGATGTG includes:
- the SNF7.1 gene encoding SNF7 family protein (SNF7.1; CONTAINS InterPro DOMAIN/s: Snf7 (InterPro:IPR005024); BEST Arabidopsis thaliana protein match is: SNF7 family protein (TAIR:AT2G19830.1); Has 1847 Blast hits to 1847 proteins in 245 species: Archae - 2; Bacteria - 29; Metazoa - 703; Fungi - 444; Plants - 428; Viruses - 0; Other Eukaryotes - 241 (source: NCBI BLink).), translated to MMNRLFGKPKQEANALQTLDKLNETLEMLEKKEKVLLKKAGAEVEKAKEYSRAKNKRAAIQCLKRKRLYEGQVEQLGNFQLRIHDQMIMLEGAKATTETVDALRSGASAMKAMQKATNIDDVDKTMDEINEQTENMKQIQEALATPMGAAADFDEDELAAELDELESEELESQLLQPATTAPPLPSVPVPAGRQPARPVPQKRTAEEEELAALQAEMAL
- the SNF7.1 gene encoding SNF7 family protein (SNF7.1; CONTAINS InterPro DOMAIN/s: Snf7 (InterPro:IPR005024); BEST Arabidopsis thaliana protein match is: SNF7 family protein (TAIR:AT2G19830.1); Has 35333 Blast hits to 34131 proteins in 2444 species: Archae - 798; Bacteria - 22429; Metazoa - 974; Fungi - 991; Plants - 531; Viruses - 0; Other Eukaryotes - 9610 (source: NCBI BLink).), with amino-acid sequence MLEKKEKVLLKKAGAEVEKAKEYSRAKNKRAAIQCLKRKRLYEGQVEQLGNFQLRIHDQMIMLEGAKATTETVDALRSGASAMKAMQKATNIDDVDKTMDEINEQTENMKQIQEALATPMGAAADFDEDELAAELDELESEELESQLLQPATTAPPLPSVPVPAGRQPARPVPQKRTAEEEELAALQAEMAL
- the ATMND1 gene encoding Mnd1 family protein, with protein sequence MSKKRGLSLEEKREKMLQIFYESQDFFLLKELEKMGPKKGVISQSVKDVIQSLVDDDLVAKDKIGISIYFWSLPSCAGNQLRSVRQKLESDLQGSNKRLAELVDQCEALKKGREESEERTEALTQLKDIEKKHKDLKNEMVQFADNDPATLEAKS
- the ATMND1 gene encoding Mnd1 family protein (ATMND1; CONTAINS InterPro DOMAIN/s: Meiotic nuclear division protein 1 (InterPro:IPR005647); Has 334 Blast hits to 334 proteins in 171 species: Archae - 0; Bacteria - 2; Metazoa - 89; Fungi - 130; Plants - 42; Viruses - 0; Other Eukaryotes - 71 (source: NCBI BLink).), encoding MSKKRGLSLEEKREKMLQIFYESQDFFLLKELEKMGPKKGVISQSVKDVIQSLVDDDLVAKDKIGISIYFWSLPSCAGNQLRSVRQKLESDLQGSNKRLAELVDQCEALKKGREESEERTEALTQLKDIEKKHKDLKNEMVQFADNDPATLEAKRNAIEVAHQSANRWTDNIFTLRQWCSNNFPQAKEQLEHLYTEAGITEDFDYIELSSFPLSSSHEADTAKQLVQDEA
- the ATMND1 gene encoding Mnd1 family protein (ATMND1; FUNCTIONS IN: molecular_function unknown; INVOLVED IN: double-strand break repair, embryo sac development, response to ionizing radiation, pollen development; LOCATED IN: cellular_component unknown; EXPRESSED IN: 12 plant structures; EXPRESSED DURING: 7 growth stages; CONTAINS InterPro DOMAIN/s: Meiotic nuclear division protein 1 (InterPro:IPR005647); Has 323 Blast hits to 323 proteins in 161 species: Archae - 0; Bacteria - 2; Metazoa - 88; Fungi - 122; Plants - 42; Viruses - 0; Other Eukaryotes - 69 (source: NCBI BLink).); translated protein: MLQIFYESQDFFLLKELEKMGPKKGVISQSVKDVIQSLVDDDLVAKDKIGISIYFWSLPSCAGNQLRSVRQKLESDLQGSNKRLAELVDQCEALKKGREESEERTEALTQLKDIEKKHKDLKNEMVQFADNDPATLEAKRNAIEVAHQSANRWTDNIFTLRQWCSNNFPQAKEQLEHLYTEAGITEDFDYIELSSFPLSSSHEADTAKQLVQDEA